The following are from one region of the Geotrypetes seraphini chromosome 12, aGeoSer1.1, whole genome shotgun sequence genome:
- the LOC117346297 gene encoding vomeronasal type-2 receptor 26-like yields MAECQCTLRNYLSTQLQPGYHRDGDIMIGGLVSLENLFLLDHPSFTTIPSFEGHAFPISLNYYNFLAFVSAVEEINDSSELLPNLTLGFHIYNPNSNLFLTYIAAMNIFSGMDAGIPNYSCKTSGPLAAVIEGLPAEQSSEFSSLSRIYHYPQISYTSGNLVMSDTVKFPYFYRTVPSEVHLCAGIVRFLKHFGWTWVGILASSDESSMRAVQILRKGIEESEGCIEFVEIIHPSSSLMLQNMTNVYQTVITSSTKVIILYCNREYTDYIKYTPIWTVPGKVWIITTEWLFFFPLDYAESKKTLAFIVAKKNIPRFHRFVREVNPAVFPSDSYTQMWWKDLCNDQCPESIQRSCSNNETSDYIMHCDIISSGNSYNVYNAVYGLAHALHDMMASSSGNTTLRGAESETILNFLPWKLHHYLKHLHFQNILGEDIFFDENGDLTIGYDIISMINGTRSNEIVGHYNRYAPPGKDFTINEKANAWKDLFSQAPPQSGCNPNCRPGFRKLTKEGKPICCYDCIPCSEGEISNQTDMDTCITCPEDQWPNQKRDTCNPKEIIFLSYKEPLGLTLTFIIIFFFLITAVILGIFINYRDTPIVRANNRDLSYILLISLMLCFLCSLVFIGRPEKVTCILRQMVFGITFSISLSSVLAKTITVVMAFQATKPGSKLRKWMGSKVSNSIVISCSLLQALFCLIWLLIAPPFPYFNTRSETGTILTECNEGSIVAFYCVLGYLGFLAGISFIVALLARNLPDCFNEAKYITFSMLVFCSVWISFIPTYLSARGKYTVAVEIFAILASSAGLLGCIFFPKCYIILLRPERNNRKYLTKTRND; encoded by the exons TCCTATATCCTTGAACTATTACAACTTCCTGGCTTTTGTGTCTGCGGTGGAGGAGATTAACGACAGCTCGGAGCTCTTACCCAACCTCACCCTGGGATTCCACATTTATAACCCTAACAGCAACTTATTCTTAACGTATATAGCTGCCATGAATATATTTTCAGGAATGGACGCTGGGATCCCAAACTACAGCTGCAAAACATCCGGACCACTGGCTGCTGTCATTGAAGGTCTTCCGGCTGAGCAATCGAGTGAGTTTTCCAGCCTTTCCAGGATATACCACTATCCACAG ATCAGTTACACCTCAGGGAATCTTGTCATGAGCGACACTGTTAAGTTTCCTTATTTCTACCGGACTGTCCCCAGTGAGGTGCACCTCTGTGCTGGGATAGTCAGGTTCCTGAAGCATTTCGGCTGGACCTGGGTTGGTATCCTTGCATCCAGCGATGAAAGCAGCATGAGGGCTGTGCAGATCCTGAGAAAAGGGATTGAGGAGAGTGAAGGTTGCATTGAATTCGTAGAAATCATCCATCCGTCCAGTTCACTCATGCTTCAAAATATGACAAATGTTTACCAAACCGTCATCACCTCTTCAACTAAAGTGATTATTTTGTATTGTAACAGAGAATACACAGATTATATAAAATACACCCCCATTTGGACAGTACCTGGAAAGGTCTGGATCATCACGACTGAATGgctatttttcttccccttagacTATGCTGAGAGTAAAAAAACCTTAGCTTTCATTGTGGCAAAGAAGAATATTCCACGCTTTCACAGATTTGTCCGTGAGGTGAATCCTGCTGTGTTTCCAAGTGATTCATATACACAGATGTGGTGGAAGGACCTGTGTAATGACCAGTGCCCCGAGAGCATCCAAAGATCTTGCAGCAATAATGAAACATCTGACTACATCATGCACTGTGACATCATAAGCTCTGGGAACAGCTATAATGTATACAATGCTGTGTATGGCCTGGCACACGCACTTCATGATATGATGGCTTCTAGTTCTGGAAATACCACTCTGAGGGGAGCAGAAAGTGAGACCATTTTGAACTTTTTACCATGGAAG CTTCATCATTATCTGAAACACCTTCACTTTCAGAACATTCTGGGTGAGGACATCTTTTTTGATGAGAACGGCGATCTCACCATTGGATATGATATTATAAGCATGATCAATGGGACACGGAGTAATGAAATTGTTGGACATTATAACCGTTATGCTCCACCTGGGAAGGACTTTACCATCAATGAGAAAGCAAATGCGTGGAAGGATTTGTTCAGCCAG GCACCTCCACAGTCTGGATGTAACCCAAATTGCCGTCCTGGGTTCAGGAAATTAACCAAGGAAGGAAAGCCCATCTGCTGTTATGACTGTATACCCTGTTCAGAAGGAGAAATCTCCAACCAAACTG ATATGGATACTTGTATAACATGTCCAGAGGACCAATGGCCGAATCAGAAGAGAGATACCTGCAACCCCAAAGAAATAATCTTCTTATCCTATAAAGAGCCTTTGGGCCTAACTTTAACTTTTATcataattttcttctttctcatcaCTGCTGTCATTCTGGGAATCTTTATTAACTACCGAGACACTCCTATAGTGAGAGCCAACAACCGGGACCTCAGTTATATTCTCCTCATCTCACTCAtgctctgcttcctctgctcATTGGTGTTCATTGGCCGTCCTGAAAAGGTGACTTGTATTCTCCGACAGATGGTCTTTGGGATCACTTTTTCCATTTCACTCTCCTCTGTATTGGCAAAAACCATCACTGTGGTCATGGCCTTCCAAGCCACCAAACCAGGAAGCAAGCTCCGGAAATGGATGGGTTCCAAGGTCTCAAACTCTATAGTTATTTCCTGTTCCCTTCTGCAGGCTCTTTTCTGTCTCATTTGGTTGTTAATTGCTCCCCCATTCCCATATTTTAATACGAGATCAGAAACTGGAACCATACTAACTGAATGTAATGAAGGGTCAATAGTTGCATTTTACTGTGTTCTGGGATACCTGGGATTTTTGGCTGGTATCAGCTTCATCGTGGCTTTGCTAGCAAGAAACCTACCAGACTGTTTCAACGAGGCCAAGTATATCACCTTCAGCATGCTGGTCTTTTGCAGTGTTTGGATCTCTTTCATCCCAACGTACCTGAGCGCCAGAGGCAAGTACACAGTGGCAGTGGAGATATTTGCTATCCTGGCCTCCAGTGCTGGACTCCTGGGCTGTATCTTCTTCCCTAAATGCTATATTATTCTGCTGAGGCCCGAGAGGAACAACAGAAAATATCTGACTAAAACCCGAAATGATTAA